From Suncus etruscus isolate mSunEtr1 chromosome 6, mSunEtr1.pri.cur, whole genome shotgun sequence, one genomic window encodes:
- the LSM10 gene encoding U7 snRNA-associated Sm-like protein LSm10, whose product MALSHSVKERTISENSLIILLQGLQGQVTTVDLRDESVARGRIDNVDAFMNIRLGKVTYTDRWGHQVELDDLFVTGRNVRYVHIPDDVNITATIEHQLQLIHRVRNFGGKGQGQGRREFPTKKYK is encoded by the coding sequence ATGGCACTGAGTCACTCAGTGAAAGAGCGGACCATCTCCGAGAACAGTCTGATCATCCTTCTGCAGGGACTGCAAGGCCAGGTCACCACTGTGGACCTGCGGGATGAGAGTGTGGCTCGTGGACGCATAGACAATGTTGATGCTTTCATGAACATCCGCCTGGGCAAGGTCACCTACACGGACCGCTGGGGGCATCAGGTCGAGTTGGATGACCTTTTTGTGACAGGCCGAAATGTCCGTTATGTACATATCCCAGATGATGTGAACATCACCGCCACCATCGAGCACCAGCTGCAGCTTATCCACCGGGTTCGCAACTTTGGCGGCAAGGGCCAAGGCCAAGGCCGGCGAGAGTTTCCCACCAAGAAATATAAGTGA